A single region of the Neotabrizicola shimadae genome encodes:
- a CDS encoding carbohydrate ABC transporter permease codes for MSETRSTQHRRLDAGGVLLTLLTLIAAAVWFFPVYWAMATSVRYDDQTVKDFALLPQDPTFTNFLFNIQTSRLPYWYLNSTIVAVSVTVIVVFMSACTGYAISQLRFPGRKALWWMILASFMVPISALIVNHFIIIAGVQLLNTHAGIVLPMLIAPVTVIVYKQFFDGLPKEFREAAVMDGATEFQLLFRLFLPMNWGVTTALAIITFIGAWNSFLWPFLAAQDEKMMTVTVGIAAVQDAFGVFYGRLLSGAVLASLPVALAYLLFQRRVTQAITLSAGIKG; via the coding sequence ATGAGCGAGACCCGTTCGACCCAACACCGGCGCCTGGATGCCGGAGGCGTGCTTCTGACGCTGCTGACGCTGATCGCGGCGGCGGTTTGGTTCTTTCCGGTCTACTGGGCGATGGCCACCTCTGTGCGCTATGACGACCAGACGGTGAAGGACTTTGCCCTGCTGCCGCAGGATCCGACCTTCACCAACTTCCTGTTCAACATCCAGACCTCGCGGTTGCCGTACTGGTACCTGAACTCGACCATCGTGGCGGTTTCGGTGACGGTGATCGTGGTCTTCATGTCGGCCTGCACCGGCTATGCCATCTCGCAGCTGCGCTTTCCGGGGCGCAAGGCGCTGTGGTGGATGATCCTGGCCAGCTTCATGGTGCCGATCTCGGCCCTGATCGTGAACCACTTCATCATCATCGCGGGCGTGCAGCTTCTGAACACCCATGCCGGGATCGTGCTGCCCATGCTGATCGCGCCGGTGACGGTGATCGTCTACAAGCAGTTCTTCGACGGCCTGCCCAAGGAGTTCCGCGAGGCGGCGGTGATGGACGGGGCGACCGAGTTCCAGCTTTTGTTCCGGCTGTTCCTGCCGATGAACTGGGGCGTGACTACGGCGCTGGCCATCATCACCTTCATCGGTGCCTGGAACAGCTTCCTGTGGCCGTTCCTGGCCGCGCAGGACGAGAAGATGATGACCGTCACGGTGGGGATCGCCGCCGTGCAGGATGCCTTTGGCGTGTTCTATGGACGGCTTCTGTCAGGCGCGGTTCTGGCCAGCCTGCCGGT
- a CDS encoding carbohydrate ABC transporter permease has translation MLRNRRSELLAAFVLILPFVVIYGWMFVYPTIQMVRLSFTDAPLIGEGKYVGFKNYVRMFKDPVFRKAVWNTAYFVALTVVPGTAVALLIALMVSRLKGWLQSVILAAFFLPYILPVTVVYVIWDWMTNVQFGMLQGAIEWVAGRPVNVWRTIPWFMPGVAVITIWWTNGFSILLFLAGLRNIPAELYEAAQLDGATRWQMFTRVTWPLIWPVTVLCLTIQLILQLKIFDQVYLFAVGGRTQATMVLVQYIYEQAFQKNAGGYSATIALALFVIVVTFSVLQFQILRIRGQR, from the coding sequence ATGCTTAGAAACCGAAGGTCAGAACTGCTGGCAGCCTTCGTGCTGATCCTGCCGTTCGTCGTCATCTACGGCTGGATGTTCGTCTATCCGACGATCCAGATGGTGCGGCTCAGCTTCACCGATGCGCCGCTGATCGGCGAAGGCAAGTATGTGGGCTTCAAGAACTATGTCCGCATGTTCAAGGACCCGGTGTTCCGCAAGGCGGTGTGGAACACGGCCTATTTCGTGGCCCTGACGGTGGTGCCGGGCACGGCGGTGGCGCTGCTGATCGCGCTGATGGTGAGCCGGCTGAAAGGCTGGCTGCAAAGCGTGATCCTGGCGGCGTTCTTCCTGCCCTATATCCTGCCGGTCACCGTGGTCTATGTGATCTGGGACTGGATGACCAACGTGCAGTTCGGGATGCTGCAGGGCGCGATCGAATGGGTCGCGGGCCGCCCGGTGAACGTGTGGCGCACGATCCCCTGGTTCATGCCGGGCGTGGCGGTCATCACCATCTGGTGGACCAACGGGTTTTCCATCCTGCTGTTCCTGGCGGGGCTCCGCAACATCCCGGCCGAGTTGTACGAGGCTGCGCAGCTGGACGGGGCGACACGGTGGCAGATGTTCACCCGCGTGACCTGGCCGCTGATCTGGCCGGTGACCGTGCTGTGCCTGACCATCCAGCTGATCCTGCAGCTGAAGATCTTCGACCAGGTCTACCTGTTCGCCGTGGGCGGGCGGACGCAGGCGACGATGGTGCTGGTGCAGTACATTTACGAACAGGCGTTCCAGAAGAACGCGGGCGGCTATTCGGCGACCATTGCGCTGGCGCTGTTCGTCATCGTGGTGACCTTCTCGGTCCTGCAGTTCCAGATCCTGCGCATCCGGGGGCAGAGATGA